CGCACCGCCGGGCTGCCCCGGGTCCGGGCGGTGCTGGGCGTGCTGCGCGGGCTCGGCGCGACCGCGCTGGTCGATCTCGGCAGCGGCCGCGGCGCGTTCGTGTGGCCGCTGCTCGACGAGCTGCCGGCGCTGACGGTGATCGCGGTCGACGTGCTGCCGCACCGGGTCGCCGACCTGGCCGCGGTCGCGCGCGGCGGGGTCGCGCGCCTGCGCGCGGTGCGCGGCGACGTCGCGCGCCTGGGCCTGGCCACCGGCGCCGCCGAGGTCGTGACCCTGCTCGAGGTGCTGGAGCACCTGCCGGATCCGGCCGCGGCCGCGCGGGAGGCGCTGCGGGTCGCGACGCGGGCGGTGGTCGTGACCGTGCCGTCGGTGCCGGACGACAACCCCGAGCACGTGCGGCTCTACGACCGCGCCAGCCTGACCGCGCTCCTGACCGACGCCGGCGCCCGCCGGGTCGTCGTCGACGGCGTCCGCGGCCACCTGGTCGCGGTCGCGCACCGGTGAAGCGCCGGCGGGCCGGTCGCCAGGTCGCCAGGCGCGCGACCGCGACGTCGCCGACGCGCAAGCGCGGTACGCTGCCCGGCCGGCCATGCACAAGTACCCGCGCACGCCGCACCTCGCGGGCTCGCGCCTGCAGCCGGGCGACCACGATCTGGACCAGGTGCCGCTCGCGGACCTGCGCGGCGCCTACGTCGTCGTCGAGGAGAAGCTCGACGGCGCCAACGCCGGGATCGCGCTCGATGCCCGCGGCCGCCCGCGGTTGCAGAGCCGCGGCCACGTCCTGACCGGCGGCCCGCGCGAGCGTCACTTCGATCTGTTCAAGCGCTGGGCCGCGGCCCACGCCGACGCCCTGGCCCGGGTCTGCGCCGACGGCGCCACGCTCTACGGCGAGTGGCTCTACGCCAAGCACACGGTCTTCTACGACCGCCTGCCCCACTACTTCCTCGAGTTCGATCTGCGCGATCGCGCCGGCGCGTTCTGGTCGACGGCGCGCCGGGCCGCGCACCTGGCCGCGTGCGGCGCCGCCGCGATCGTGCGCAGCGTCCCGGTCCTGTGGCAGGGCCGGCTCGACGACCCGCGCCGGCTGCCGGGGCTGGTGGCGCCGTCGGTGTACAAGTCGCCGCGCTGGCGCGACGCGCTCGCGGCCGCCGCCGCCGCCGCCGCGGTCGCGCCCGAGACCGCCGCGCGCGAGACCGATCCCGACGACGCCGCCGAGGGCCTGTACCTGAAGGTCGAGGACGACGGCGTGGTCGTCGCCCGCTACAAGTGGGTGCGGGCCAGCTTCCTGACCAGCGTCGTCGACTCCGGCAGCCACTGGCTGGCGCGGCCGATCGTACCCAACGGCCTGGCCGACGGCGTCGATCTGTTCGAGGCGCCGTGACCGCGCCGCGGATCGTGCCGCTGGCGGCGCCGGCCCCCGGGACACCGCCGTCCGACGCCGCGCTCGCCGACGCGCTGGCGGTCGTGGCCGACGCCGCGGCCCTGACCGCGACGTCGCAGGATCCCGGCTTCCACGCCGAGGGCGACGTCTGGCTGCACACGCGCATGGCGGTCGCCGCGCTCGTCGCCGATCCGGCCTGGGCCGCGCTCGACGCCGCGGGCCGCGCCATCACCTACGCGGCGGTGCTGTTCCATGACGTCGGCAAGGCCACGACCACGCGCCACGAGCCCGACGGGCGCATCAGCTCGCGCGGGCACAGCGCCCGCGGCGAGGCCGACGTGCGGGCCGCGCTGTGGCGGGCCGGCTGGCCGTGGACCTGGCGCGAGCACGTGTGCGCGCTGGTCCGCTGGCACCAGGTGCCGTTCTTCGGCGTCGACCGCGCCGACGCCACCGCGCTGGCGGTGCGCCTGAGCCTGGCGCTGCGCCACGACTGGCTGACCGTGGTCGCGACCGCCGACGCCGCCGGCCGGCGCTGCGCCGCGCCCGACGATCAGCGCCGGATCCTCGATCAGTGCGCCCTGTGGCGGACCTGGTGCGATGAGCTGGGCGTGCTGACCCGGCCCGCGATCTTCGCCGACGCCCACAGCCGGCTGATCTACCTGGCCGACACCTCGGGCACCCGCAGCCGCGAGGTGCCGGCGTTCGACGACACCGTCGCCGAGGCGGTGATCGTGTGCGGCCTGCCCGCGGCCGGCAAGTCGAGCTACCTGGCGACCCGGCCCGAGCTGCCGCAGGTGTCGCTCGACGACCTGCGCGACGAGCTCGACGTCGATCCCGCCGACGGCCAGGGCGCGGTCATCGCCCTGGCCCGGGACCGCGCCCGCGAACACCTGCGCGCGGGCCGGGCGTTCGCGTGGAACGCCACCAACCTGTCGCGGACGCTCCGGGCGGCGCTGCTGGGGCTGTGCCGCGACTACCGCTTCCGCACGCACCTGGTCTACTGCGAGGTCGACCCGGCCGAGCAGCAGCGCCGCAACCGCGCCCGCCCGGCCGCGGCCCAGGTCCCGGCCCGCGCGATCGCGCGCATGGTCGAGCGCTGGACCGTGCCGACCCTCGACGAGGCCCACCGGGTCAGCTACCGCGTCGACGGCGCGACCGGCGCGACCGCTGGCTTGATCTGGCCGCCGACGGGCTGAGCCGGCGCACGCCCGGGCGACCTCGGCCGGCGGCGCCACGCGTCGCGACGCCGCGCTGAGGCGGCGCACGCCCGGGCGACCTCGGCCGGCGGCGCCAGGCGTCGCGACGCCGCGCTGAGGCCGCGCACGCCCGGGCGACCTCGGCCGGCGGCGCCAGGCGTCGCGACGCCGCGCTGAGGCGGCGCACGCCCGGGCGACCTCGGCCGACACGCCACGGGCCACCGCCGAGCTGCGCCAGATCACGCCCGGGCGACCTCGGCCGGCGGCGCCAGGCGGCGCGACGCCGCCAGCTCGAGCAGCAGGTCGAGCTCGGCCTCGAGATCGAGCGCGAGGTCGTGGAGGTCGTCGAGGCCGTGCCAGTCGGCGTTGAGGCCGACGAACATCCGCCCGGCGTAGCTGAGCAGCGCCACGCCCAGGCCCTGGGTCTCGAACAGCGGCACCAGCGGATAGATCGCCTGCATCCGCGCGCCCAGCAGCCACAGCGGGAACGGCGGCCCCGGCACGTTGGTCACGACCGTGTTGAAGGCGCGCAGACGGATGGCGGTGTTGAACACCGCGCCGGCCAGGCCGGTGACGGTCGCGTCGGCGAGGCGGGTGATCAGCGCGGCGCCGTCGGTGTGCCCCGCGTGGTGCTTGAGCTCCCGGGTGGTCTCGCGCACCCGCTGGTAGCGCGCGGCCGGGTCGGCGCCGTCGATCGGCAGCGACGCCAGCAGCATCGCGACGTGGTTGCCGAGCGCGCCGCGGGCGTCGTCGGGCCGGATGTTGACCGGCACCAGCGCGCGGAAGTCGGGGACGTCCGCCGGCGCGACGCCGTGGCGCCGCAGCGTCCGGGCGAGCGCGCCGGTGACGACCGCGAGCACGACGTCGTTGACCGTGCCGCCGAGCACGTCCTTGACCGCCTTGATCCGGCCGAGGTCGAGCGTGGCGACGTCGAACCGACGGTGCGGGCCGATGTGGCGCGCGTTCAACGGCGTCGGCGACGCCGGCACCAGGCCGTGGCGCAAGAGGCCCGCGGCGCCCAGCGCCGCGGCGCGCGTGCGATCCCAGGTCGCGCGATCGCGGGTCGTGACCAGCGCCCGCGCGCCACGCCCGAGCGCGGCGAGCCGGTGCGCCAGCTCGGCCCGCACCAGCGCCGGACCGGCGGGCCCGGGCCGCGGCGGCGCCCAGCCGGTCGGCGGCGCCACGGTGGCGTCGGGGGTGCCGCGCAGGAGCGCGGTCAGGAGGCTGACCCCGGCGACGCCGTCGAGCAGGCAGTGGTGGACCTTGGCGATGATCGCGATCCGGCCATCGTCGAGGCCCTCGACCAGCCACAGCTCCCACAGCGGGTGCGCGCGATCGAGCCGCTGCGATAAGATGCGCCCGGCCAGGCGCTTGAGCTGGCGCTCGTCGCCCGGCAGCGGCAGGCGGGTGTGGCGCAGGTGGTAGGCCACGTCGAAGTGGTCGTCGTCGACCCAGACCGGCTGGCCGAGCAGCGGCGTCGCGACCACGCGCTGGCGGTAGCGCGGGAACGCCGCCAGCGCGCCGAGCAGGTGATCGCGCACGCGCTCGAACTGCAGCCGGCCGTCGGGCTCGGTCAGCGGCGCGCCATCGAAGATCGCCACCGCGCCGACGTGCATGTGCGCGCGC
This is a stretch of genomic DNA from Myxococcales bacterium. It encodes these proteins:
- a CDS encoding class I SAM-dependent methyltransferase, with the translated sequence MVDDASHYRWLAACYARGALDRLDLDDAAALAAAAGTDLRLHRFKRTAGLPRVRAVLGVLRGLGATALVDLGSGRGAFVWPLLDELPALTVIAVDVLPHRVADLAAVARGGVARLRAVRGDVARLGLATGAAEVVTLLEVLEHLPDPAAAAREALRVATRAVVVTVPSVPDDNPEHVRLYDRASLTALLTDAGARRVVVDGVRGHLVAVAHR
- a CDS encoding RNA ligase family protein, producing MHKYPRTPHLAGSRLQPGDHDLDQVPLADLRGAYVVVEEKLDGANAGIALDARGRPRLQSRGHVLTGGPRERHFDLFKRWAAAHADALARVCADGATLYGEWLYAKHTVFYDRLPHYFLEFDLRDRAGAFWSTARRAAHLAACGAAAIVRSVPVLWQGRLDDPRRLPGLVAPSVYKSPRWRDALAAAAAAAAVAPETAARETDPDDAAEGLYLKVEDDGVVVARYKWVRASFLTSVVDSGSHWLARPIVPNGLADGVDLFEAP
- a CDS encoding AAA family ATPase, which produces MTAPRIVPLAAPAPGTPPSDAALADALAVVADAAALTATSQDPGFHAEGDVWLHTRMAVAALVADPAWAALDAAGRAITYAAVLFHDVGKATTTRHEPDGRISSRGHSARGEADVRAALWRAGWPWTWREHVCALVRWHQVPFFGVDRADATALAVRLSLALRHDWLTVVATADAAGRRCAAPDDQRRILDQCALWRTWCDELGVLTRPAIFADAHSRLIYLADTSGTRSREVPAFDDTVAEAVIVCGLPAAGKSSYLATRPELPQVSLDDLRDELDVDPADGQGAVIALARDRAREHLRAGRAFAWNATNLSRTLRAALLGLCRDYRFRTHLVYCEVDPAEQQRRNRARPAAAQVPARAIARMVERWTVPTLDEAHRVSYRVDGATGATAGLIWPPTG
- a CDS encoding wax ester/triacylglycerol synthase family O-acyltransferase produces the protein MTMGHFERMTAGDATFLAVETPRAHMHVGAVAIFDGAPLTEPDGRLQFERVRDHLLGALAAFPRYRQRVVATPLLGQPVWVDDDHFDVAYHLRHTRLPLPGDERQLKRLAGRILSQRLDRAHPLWELWLVEGLDDGRIAIIAKVHHCLLDGVAGVSLLTALLRGTPDATVAPPTGWAPPRPGPAGPALVRAELAHRLAALGRGARALVTTRDRATWDRTRAAALGAAGLLRHGLVPASPTPLNARHIGPHRRFDVATLDLGRIKAVKDVLGGTVNDVVLAVVTGALARTLRRHGVAPADVPDFRALVPVNIRPDDARGALGNHVAMLLASLPIDGADPAARYQRVRETTRELKHHAGHTDGAALITRLADATVTGLAGAVFNTAIRLRAFNTVVTNVPGPPFPLWLLGARMQAIYPLVPLFETQGLGVALLSYAGRMFVGLNADWHGLDDLHDLALDLEAELDLLLELAASRRLAPPAEVARA